The following coding sequences are from one Neodiprion lecontei isolate iyNeoLeco1 chromosome 7, iyNeoLeco1.1, whole genome shotgun sequence window:
- the LOC107223547 gene encoding putative uncharacterized protein DDB_G0277255 isoform X1, which produces MPGIRISGIGKSDRTGQVQAQPTLNVPGSYWLSNKQNIYKFTFKYNEPTRYTKEFPYKEELMKIIRRIIKSQPSQGELSTVHLSITYKHTFWTRQDKMFAMLKFCNRQGAAAFPQAFILTISIVDNMANQTSGPRITQGDLDLRCPNSNVFQSSTVLSSPVATTVSDKTILPWAEANINRTRLSRHSGCNNELTKTEIVAVDVSASKRTCAGSDFDGFRNVHESLEGTTTKCISGVGMQWLDTRTTIQSQVKKYHNTQLVTADDSVEYSQDTYSAHPRTERDELSNIQATGNTNKDKGDQEIEGLRKECEQIYPRSLNITDLVMGGLMFTIKQDENNVKVVEQRTKMELDEVLENSEKIETKEGSRCLVNSSLLGLENLVTNIEIPDSHLKILRTTNISPTVDHETFSPYDILENRGGMATGGVLPVRSSVDDERTDLIRCNSQSLMESYNDIDNGDISNADKNGNNKNINDNDNNNNYNINTSINNITASNVHIDMWKLLHDITRGAKVVVERISDADVRNAKKPLTNQESANTGSSACTLPSSINRRWLEM; this is translated from the exons ATGCCTGGAATACGTATATCGGGTATTGGCAAGTCTGATAGGACCGGTCAAGTGCAGGCCCAGCCCACCTTGAATGTTCCTGGCTCGTATTGGCTCTCCAACAAGCAGAACATATACAAGTTCACCTTTAAATATAACGAACCTACAAG GTATACGAAAGAATTTCCCTACAAAGaggaattgatgaaaattatcagACGAATCATAAAAAGTCAACCCAGTCAAGGTGAACTGAGCACTGTGCACCTTTCAATAACTTACA AACACACGTTTTGGACACGACAGGACAAGATGTTTGCGATGCTGAAGTTTTGCAATCGACAAGGTGCCGCAGCTTTTCCTCAAGCATTTATTCTAACTATTTCTATTGTGGACAATATGGCAAATCAGACATCCGGACCCAGGATCACCCAGGGTGATCTGGATTTAAGGTGCCCAAACAGCAACGTATTTCAATCATCGACAGTCTTATCCAGTCCTGTTGCAACGACCGTGTCTGACAAAACCATTCTTCCATGGGCTGAGGCTAATATCAATCGTACAAGACTTTCGAGACATTCAGGCTGTAACAACGAGCTGACAAAGACAGAAATCGTGGCTGTTGACGTAAGTGCTAGCAAGAGGACTTGCGCAGGTAGTGATTTTGACGGCTTTAGAAATGTTCACGAATCATTGGAAGGTACGACGACTAAGTGTATAAGTGGAGTCGGGATGCAGTGGCTAGATACACGGACGACTATACAGAGCCAGGTTAAAAAGTATCATAACACACAATTAGTAACCGCAGACGACAGTGTGGAATATTCGCAGGACACCTACAGTGCTCATCCGCGTACAGAGCGGGACGAGTTGTCAAATATCCAGGCAACGGGTAACACAAACAAGGACAAAGGTGACCAAGAAATCGAGGGTTTGAGAAAGGAATGTGAGCAAATTTATCCACGGTCATTGAATATCACCGATCTAGTCATGGGAGGTTTAATGTTCACCATCAAACAGGATGAGAACAATGTCAAAGTGGTGGAACAGAGAACGAAAATGGAATTGGATGAAGTTTTAGAGAactctgaaaaaattgaaacaaaagagGGTTCAAGATGCTTGGTAAATTCTAGTCTGCTTGGATTGGAGAACCTTGTGACCAATATTGAAATACCCGACAGTCACCTGAAAATCCTAAGAACCACCAATATCAGTCCCACGGTCGACCACGAAACTTTCTCGCCTTACGATATACTTGAGAATCGTGGAGGCATGGCCACCGGAGGAGTCCTGCCAGTCCGATCCAGTGTTGATGATGAGAGGACTGATCTTATTCGTTGCAACAGTCAAAGTTTGATGGAAAGCTATAATGACATCGACAACGGCGATATCAGCAACGCTGATAAGAATGGcaataataagaatattaatgacaacgacaataataacaattacaataTTAACACCAGTATCAATAACATCACAGCGAGCAATGTTCACATAGACATGTGGAAATTATTACACGACATAACCCGAGGTGCGAAAGTTGTGGTCGAACGTATCAGCGATGCTGATGTGAGGAATGCGAAGAAACCTTTGACGAACCAGGAATCCGCAAATACAGGCAGCTCTGCATGTACTTTACCTAGCAGTATAAATCGACGATGGTTAGAAATGTAA
- the LOC107223549 gene encoding uncharacterized protein LOC107223549 isoform X1, producing MDNLQNLEERCEDAVFKVCDARERFSRKCAEGLDNYLFLKTRLVMKSIVLESIPLGLDFGIPSHIAEQVQKNCEQRQPVRCNWNDRAKQLQYMKDKIDELKIALKQVEDNRNFELSHHFR from the exons ATGG ACAACCTCCAAAATTTGGAAGAGAGATGCGAAGATGCAGTTTTCAAAGTCTGCGACGCTAGAGAAcgtttttcaagaaaatgtgCAGAGGGACTCGACAACTATCTATTTTTGAAAACCAGGCTGGTG ATGAAATCCATTGTCCTCGAATCGATACCACTGGGCCTAGATTTTGGAATTCCCTCGCATATCGCTGAACAAGTACAAAAAAACTGTGAACAACGTCAGCCAGTTCGTTGCAATTGGAATGACCGTGCTAAACAGTTACAGTATATGAAGGATAAAATAGACGAATTAAAAATTGCACTTAAACAAGTTGAGGACAATAGAAATTTTGAACTGAGTCATCATTTTAGATGA
- the LOC107223533 gene encoding putative OPA3-like protein CG13603, with the protein MVVGVFPALKLGMLLIKQISKPLAQMFVNQAKNHPVFRTYFIIPPAQFYHWAEVKGKMYLMNLGKPTKVAKLNEAMAIELGANLMGEVIIFSIAGGCIMLEYSRQAAKEAKKEEVRLAQIQQFTNDIESLYGTTLRQEVEIRRLESVVNQLASRAKITLPRDTGYDVKSSGDSEPEAVQEKHCATDDKSNNRTDSLKKGNVEHSQSLVDRAIVYFENDVRRDKLS; encoded by the exons ATGGTCGTCGGGGTATTTCCAGCCCTTAAACTGGGCATGCTGCTGATCAAACAGATCAGCAAACCACTGGCCCAAATGTTTGTCAATCAGGCAAAAAATCATCCGGTTTTCAGAACTTACTTCATCATACCACCTGCTCAGT TTTACCATTGGGCGGAGGTCAAGGGAAAGATGTATCTTATGAATCTTGGTAAGCCAACCAAGGTAGCAAAGTTGAACGAAGCAATGGCTATTGAGCTGGGGGCCAACCTGATGGGGGAGGTGATCATTTTCAGCATTGCCGGTGGTTGTATCATGTTGGAGTATTCTCGGCAGGCAGCAAAAGAGGCAAAAAAAGAGGAAGTACGCTTGGCCCAGATTCAACAATTTACTAACGATATAGAATCGTTGTATGGTACAACATTGCGTCAAGAGGTCGAAATTCGCCGATTGGAGAGCGTTGTGAATCAGTTAGCAAGCCGTGCAAAAATTACATTACCCAGAGATACGGGATATGACGTGAAAAGCTCTGGCGATAGTGAACCAGAAGCAGTTCAAGAAAAGCACTGTGCAACAGATGACAAGAGTAACAACAGGACGGACAGTCTAAAGAAGGGAAATGTTGAACACAGTCAATCATTGGTTGATCGTGCTATcgtttactttgaaaatgATGTCAGAAGAGACAAGCTAAGTTAA
- the LOC107223547 gene encoding putative uncharacterized protein DDB_G0277255 isoform X3 has translation MKIIRRIIKSQPSQGELSTVHLSITYKHTFWTRQDKMFAMLKFCNRQGAAAFPQAFILTISIVDNMANQTSGPRITQGDLDLRCPNSNVFQSSTVLSSPVATTVSDKTILPWAEANINRTRLSRHSGCNNELTKTEIVAVDVSASKRTCAGSDFDGFRNVHESLEGTTTKCISGVGMQWLDTRTTIQSQVKKYHNTQLVTADDSVEYSQDTYSAHPRTERDELSNIQATGNTNKDKGDQEIEGLRKECEQIYPRSLNITDLVMGGLMFTIKQDENNVKVVEQRTKMELDEVLENSEKIETKEGSRCLVNSSLLGLENLVTNIEIPDSHLKILRTTNISPTVDHETFSPYDILENRGGMATGGVLPVRSSVDDERTDLIRCNSQSLMESYNDIDNGDISNADKNGNNKNINDNDNNNNYNINTSINNITASNVHIDMWKLLHDITRGAKVVVERISDADVRNAKKPLTNQESANTGSSACTLPSSINRRWLEM, from the exons atgaaaattatcagACGAATCATAAAAAGTCAACCCAGTCAAGGTGAACTGAGCACTGTGCACCTTTCAATAACTTACA AACACACGTTTTGGACACGACAGGACAAGATGTTTGCGATGCTGAAGTTTTGCAATCGACAAGGTGCCGCAGCTTTTCCTCAAGCATTTATTCTAACTATTTCTATTGTGGACAATATGGCAAATCAGACATCCGGACCCAGGATCACCCAGGGTGATCTGGATTTAAGGTGCCCAAACAGCAACGTATTTCAATCATCGACAGTCTTATCCAGTCCTGTTGCAACGACCGTGTCTGACAAAACCATTCTTCCATGGGCTGAGGCTAATATCAATCGTACAAGACTTTCGAGACATTCAGGCTGTAACAACGAGCTGACAAAGACAGAAATCGTGGCTGTTGACGTAAGTGCTAGCAAGAGGACTTGCGCAGGTAGTGATTTTGACGGCTTTAGAAATGTTCACGAATCATTGGAAGGTACGACGACTAAGTGTATAAGTGGAGTCGGGATGCAGTGGCTAGATACACGGACGACTATACAGAGCCAGGTTAAAAAGTATCATAACACACAATTAGTAACCGCAGACGACAGTGTGGAATATTCGCAGGACACCTACAGTGCTCATCCGCGTACAGAGCGGGACGAGTTGTCAAATATCCAGGCAACGGGTAACACAAACAAGGACAAAGGTGACCAAGAAATCGAGGGTTTGAGAAAGGAATGTGAGCAAATTTATCCACGGTCATTGAATATCACCGATCTAGTCATGGGAGGTTTAATGTTCACCATCAAACAGGATGAGAACAATGTCAAAGTGGTGGAACAGAGAACGAAAATGGAATTGGATGAAGTTTTAGAGAactctgaaaaaattgaaacaaaagagGGTTCAAGATGCTTGGTAAATTCTAGTCTGCTTGGATTGGAGAACCTTGTGACCAATATTGAAATACCCGACAGTCACCTGAAAATCCTAAGAACCACCAATATCAGTCCCACGGTCGACCACGAAACTTTCTCGCCTTACGATATACTTGAGAATCGTGGAGGCATGGCCACCGGAGGAGTCCTGCCAGTCCGATCCAGTGTTGATGATGAGAGGACTGATCTTATTCGTTGCAACAGTCAAAGTTTGATGGAAAGCTATAATGACATCGACAACGGCGATATCAGCAACGCTGATAAGAATGGcaataataagaatattaatgacaacgacaataataacaattacaataTTAACACCAGTATCAATAACATCACAGCGAGCAATGTTCACATAGACATGTGGAAATTATTACACGACATAACCCGAGGTGCGAAAGTTGTGGTCGAACGTATCAGCGATGCTGATGTGAGGAATGCGAAGAAACCTTTGACGAACCAGGAATCCGCAAATACAGGCAGCTCTGCATGTACTTTACCTAGCAGTATAAATCGACGATGGTTAGAAATGTAA
- the LOC107223527 gene encoding centrosomal protein CCDC61-like isoform X2 has protein sequence MNNPGQNLVTTYVCKSGREYIVKMRVVGLGGESSTSRRNLDITVTDKHTAEKWQSSYDVAYIENLTQKTGNYKQFDIFVAMLQSGLLKTSDCVSLDLLTFDDLELLRCRRTEVGSDYSLVGAKMSNRRYLIITYNVEFDRIHYPLPLEYCGLPDTAVLQSTIRKLEAELERLRSAGGGIENLCKKLELLTAANKKLVEENHRLSNGGRGIHRLLGAVKSLERSVAEERASFRSRIQKLRTENSILVAKLHRSSEAVDRKPRRSSPLTLPFQSRCSMGRRRKSRSALGRGRSKSASSSPGSSSVDSIKSIGSPRQGVVGCRRLKTKEIDFGNLESRIHKLQKMLKDGININ, from the exons ATGAATAATCCGGGACAAAATTTGGTTACCACATATGTATGCAAGAGCGGAAGAGAATACATCGTCAAGATGAGGGTCGTCGGCTTAGGAGGAGAATCGTCGACATCGCGGCGCAACTTGGACATTACCGTCACCGACAAACACACTGCCGAGAAATGGCAGTCCTCGTACGACGTCGCCT ATATCGAGAATCTCACCCAGAAAACAGGAAATTACAAACAATTCGATATATTCGTAGCCATGCTGCAGTCTGGTTTGttaaaa ACGAGCGACTGTGTCTCCCTCGACCTGCTAACTTTTGACGATCTAGAGCTGTTGCGCTGCCGTAGGACCGAAGTTGGGTCAGATTATTCGTTGGTCGGTGCCAAGATGAGCAACAGGCGATATTTGATTATTACTTACAACGTGGAGTTTGACAG AATCCATTATCCATTGCCATTGGAGTATTGCGGCCTACCCGACACCGCCGTTCTACAGTCAACGATAAGAAAGCTAGAAGCTGAATTGGAGAGACTCAGGTCAGCTGGGGGTGGAATTGAGAATCTTTGTAAGAAACTTGAACTGCTAACAGCAGCCAACAAGAAACTTGTCGAAGAAAACCACAGATTGTCTAATGGCG GTCGAGGAATTCATCGTTTACTCGGAGCTGTTAAATCCTTGGAACGGTCGGTGGCTGAAGAGCGGGCATCATTTCGTTCTCGAATACAAAAACTGCGTACTGAGAACTCCATTTTGGTGGCAAAGCTGCACCGCTCAAGCGAAGCTGTCGATAGAAAGCCCCGACGATCCAGTCCGCTAACGCTTCCATTCCAAAGCAGATGTTCAATGGGTAGAAGACGTAAGAGCCGATCAGCACTAGGTCGTGGTCGATCAAAGTCGGCAAGTTCCTCGCCAG GCAGCTCCTCTGTCGACTCGATCAAGTCTATAGGGTCCCCTCGCCAAGGAGTCGTAGGATGTCGTCGGTTGAAGACGAAAG AAATAGACTTTGGAAATTTGGAGTCTCGAATTCACAAATTGCAGAAGATGCTCAAGGATGGAATCAACATTAATTAA
- the LOC107223547 gene encoding putative uncharacterized protein DDB_G0277255 isoform X2 — protein MPGIRISGIGKSDRTGQVQAQPTLNVPGSYWLSNKQNIYKFTFKYNEPTRYTKEFPYKEELMKIIRRIIKSQPSQGELSTVHLSITYKHTFWTRQDKMFAMLKFCNRQGAAAFPQAFILTISIVDNMANQTSGPRITQGDLDLRCPNSNVFQSSTVLSSPVATTVSDKTILPWAEANINRTRLSRHSGCNNELTKTEIVAVDVSASKRTCAGSDFDGFRNVHESLEGTTTKCISGVGMQWLDTRTTIQSQVKKYHNTQLVTADDSVEYSQDTYSAHPRTERDELSNIQATGNTNKDKGDQEIEGLRKECEQIYPRSLNITDLVMGGLMFTIKQDENNVKVVEQRTKMELDEVLENSEKIETKEGSRCLVNSSLLGLENLVTNIEIPDSHHETFSPYDILENRGGMATGGVLPVRSSVDDERTDLIRCNSQSLMESYNDIDNGDISNADKNGNNKNINDNDNNNNYNINTSINNITASNVHIDMWKLLHDITRGAKVVVERISDADVRNAKKPLTNQESANTGSSACTLPSSINRRWLEM, from the exons ATGCCTGGAATACGTATATCGGGTATTGGCAAGTCTGATAGGACCGGTCAAGTGCAGGCCCAGCCCACCTTGAATGTTCCTGGCTCGTATTGGCTCTCCAACAAGCAGAACATATACAAGTTCACCTTTAAATATAACGAACCTACAAG GTATACGAAAGAATTTCCCTACAAAGaggaattgatgaaaattatcagACGAATCATAAAAAGTCAACCCAGTCAAGGTGAACTGAGCACTGTGCACCTTTCAATAACTTACA AACACACGTTTTGGACACGACAGGACAAGATGTTTGCGATGCTGAAGTTTTGCAATCGACAAGGTGCCGCAGCTTTTCCTCAAGCATTTATTCTAACTATTTCTATTGTGGACAATATGGCAAATCAGACATCCGGACCCAGGATCACCCAGGGTGATCTGGATTTAAGGTGCCCAAACAGCAACGTATTTCAATCATCGACAGTCTTATCCAGTCCTGTTGCAACGACCGTGTCTGACAAAACCATTCTTCCATGGGCTGAGGCTAATATCAATCGTACAAGACTTTCGAGACATTCAGGCTGTAACAACGAGCTGACAAAGACAGAAATCGTGGCTGTTGACGTAAGTGCTAGCAAGAGGACTTGCGCAGGTAGTGATTTTGACGGCTTTAGAAATGTTCACGAATCATTGGAAGGTACGACGACTAAGTGTATAAGTGGAGTCGGGATGCAGTGGCTAGATACACGGACGACTATACAGAGCCAGGTTAAAAAGTATCATAACACACAATTAGTAACCGCAGACGACAGTGTGGAATATTCGCAGGACACCTACAGTGCTCATCCGCGTACAGAGCGGGACGAGTTGTCAAATATCCAGGCAACGGGTAACACAAACAAGGACAAAGGTGACCAAGAAATCGAGGGTTTGAGAAAGGAATGTGAGCAAATTTATCCACGGTCATTGAATATCACCGATCTAGTCATGGGAGGTTTAATGTTCACCATCAAACAGGATGAGAACAATGTCAAAGTGGTGGAACAGAGAACGAAAATGGAATTGGATGAAGTTTTAGAGAactctgaaaaaattgaaacaaaagagGGTTCAAGATGCTTGGTAAATTCTAGTCTGCTTGGATTGGAGAACCTTGTGACCAATATTGAAATACCCGACAGTC ACCACGAAACTTTCTCGCCTTACGATATACTTGAGAATCGTGGAGGCATGGCCACCGGAGGAGTCCTGCCAGTCCGATCCAGTGTTGATGATGAGAGGACTGATCTTATTCGTTGCAACAGTCAAAGTTTGATGGAAAGCTATAATGACATCGACAACGGCGATATCAGCAACGCTGATAAGAATGGcaataataagaatattaatgacaacgacaataataacaattacaataTTAACACCAGTATCAATAACATCACAGCGAGCAATGTTCACATAGACATGTGGAAATTATTACACGACATAACCCGAGGTGCGAAAGTTGTGGTCGAACGTATCAGCGATGCTGATGTGAGGAATGCGAAGAAACCTTTGACGAACCAGGAATCCGCAAATACAGGCAGCTCTGCATGTACTTTACCTAGCAGTATAAATCGACGATGGTTAGAAATGTAA
- the LOC107223527 gene encoding centrosomal protein CCDC61-like isoform X1: protein MNNPGQNLVTTYVCKSGREYIVKMRVVGLGGESSTSRRNLDITVTDKHTAEKWQSSYDVACLLVRSPLNDHLVSADIENLTQKTGNYKQFDIFVAMLQSGLLKTSDCVSLDLLTFDDLELLRCRRTEVGSDYSLVGAKMSNRRYLIITYNVEFDRIHYPLPLEYCGLPDTAVLQSTIRKLEAELERLRSAGGGIENLCKKLELLTAANKKLVEENHRLSNGGRGIHRLLGAVKSLERSVAEERASFRSRIQKLRTENSILVAKLHRSSEAVDRKPRRSSPLTLPFQSRCSMGRRRKSRSALGRGRSKSASSSPGSSSVDSIKSIGSPRQGVVGCRRLKTKEIDFGNLESRIHKLQKMLKDGININ from the exons ATGAATAATCCGGGACAAAATTTGGTTACCACATATGTATGCAAGAGCGGAAGAGAATACATCGTCAAGATGAGGGTCGTCGGCTTAGGAGGAGAATCGTCGACATCGCGGCGCAACTTGGACATTACCGTCACCGACAAACACACTGCCGAGAAATGGCAGTCCTCGTACGACGTCGCCTGTCT ATTGGTACGTTCACCCTTGAATGATCATCTTGTTTCGGCAGATATCGAGAATCTCACCCAGAAAACAGGAAATTACAAACAATTCGATATATTCGTAGCCATGCTGCAGTCTGGTTTGttaaaa ACGAGCGACTGTGTCTCCCTCGACCTGCTAACTTTTGACGATCTAGAGCTGTTGCGCTGCCGTAGGACCGAAGTTGGGTCAGATTATTCGTTGGTCGGTGCCAAGATGAGCAACAGGCGATATTTGATTATTACTTACAACGTGGAGTTTGACAG AATCCATTATCCATTGCCATTGGAGTATTGCGGCCTACCCGACACCGCCGTTCTACAGTCAACGATAAGAAAGCTAGAAGCTGAATTGGAGAGACTCAGGTCAGCTGGGGGTGGAATTGAGAATCTTTGTAAGAAACTTGAACTGCTAACAGCAGCCAACAAGAAACTTGTCGAAGAAAACCACAGATTGTCTAATGGCG GTCGAGGAATTCATCGTTTACTCGGAGCTGTTAAATCCTTGGAACGGTCGGTGGCTGAAGAGCGGGCATCATTTCGTTCTCGAATACAAAAACTGCGTACTGAGAACTCCATTTTGGTGGCAAAGCTGCACCGCTCAAGCGAAGCTGTCGATAGAAAGCCCCGACGATCCAGTCCGCTAACGCTTCCATTCCAAAGCAGATGTTCAATGGGTAGAAGACGTAAGAGCCGATCAGCACTAGGTCGTGGTCGATCAAAGTCGGCAAGTTCCTCGCCAG GCAGCTCCTCTGTCGACTCGATCAAGTCTATAGGGTCCCCTCGCCAAGGAGTCGTAGGATGTCGTCGGTTGAAGACGAAAG AAATAGACTTTGGAAATTTGGAGTCTCGAATTCACAAATTGCAGAAGATGCTCAAGGATGGAATCAACATTAATTAA
- the LOC107223527 gene encoding centrosomal protein CCDC61-like isoform X3 produces the protein MAVLVRRRLLVRSPLNDHLVSADIENLTQKTGNYKQFDIFVAMLQSGLLKTSDCVSLDLLTFDDLELLRCRRTEVGSDYSLVGAKMSNRRYLIITYNVEFDRIHYPLPLEYCGLPDTAVLQSTIRKLEAELERLRSAGGGIENLCKKLELLTAANKKLVEENHRLSNGGRGIHRLLGAVKSLERSVAEERASFRSRIQKLRTENSILVAKLHRSSEAVDRKPRRSSPLTLPFQSRCSMGRRRKSRSALGRGRSKSASSSPGSSSVDSIKSIGSPRQGVVGCRRLKTKEIDFGNLESRIHKLQKMLKDGININ, from the exons ATGGCAGTCCTCGTACGACGTCGCCT ATTGGTACGTTCACCCTTGAATGATCATCTTGTTTCGGCAGATATCGAGAATCTCACCCAGAAAACAGGAAATTACAAACAATTCGATATATTCGTAGCCATGCTGCAGTCTGGTTTGttaaaa ACGAGCGACTGTGTCTCCCTCGACCTGCTAACTTTTGACGATCTAGAGCTGTTGCGCTGCCGTAGGACCGAAGTTGGGTCAGATTATTCGTTGGTCGGTGCCAAGATGAGCAACAGGCGATATTTGATTATTACTTACAACGTGGAGTTTGACAG AATCCATTATCCATTGCCATTGGAGTATTGCGGCCTACCCGACACCGCCGTTCTACAGTCAACGATAAGAAAGCTAGAAGCTGAATTGGAGAGACTCAGGTCAGCTGGGGGTGGAATTGAGAATCTTTGTAAGAAACTTGAACTGCTAACAGCAGCCAACAAGAAACTTGTCGAAGAAAACCACAGATTGTCTAATGGCG GTCGAGGAATTCATCGTTTACTCGGAGCTGTTAAATCCTTGGAACGGTCGGTGGCTGAAGAGCGGGCATCATTTCGTTCTCGAATACAAAAACTGCGTACTGAGAACTCCATTTTGGTGGCAAAGCTGCACCGCTCAAGCGAAGCTGTCGATAGAAAGCCCCGACGATCCAGTCCGCTAACGCTTCCATTCCAAAGCAGATGTTCAATGGGTAGAAGACGTAAGAGCCGATCAGCACTAGGTCGTGGTCGATCAAAGTCGGCAAGTTCCTCGCCAG GCAGCTCCTCTGTCGACTCGATCAAGTCTATAGGGTCCCCTCGCCAAGGAGTCGTAGGATGTCGTCGGTTGAAGACGAAAG AAATAGACTTTGGAAATTTGGAGTCTCGAATTCACAAATTGCAGAAGATGCTCAAGGATGGAATCAACATTAATTAA
- the LOC107223549 gene encoding uncharacterized protein LOC107223549 isoform X2 codes for MDNLQNLEERCEDAVFKVCDARERFSRKCAEGLDNYLFLKTRLVIRWPNEYFILETNVLKTMTWRVTQSFIGCLPQCD; via the exons ATGG ACAACCTCCAAAATTTGGAAGAGAGATGCGAAGATGCAGTTTTCAAAGTCTGCGACGCTAGAGAAcgtttttcaagaaaatgtgCAGAGGGACTCGACAACTATCTATTTTTGAAAACCAGGCTGGTG ATTCGATGGCCGAACGAGTACTTCATATTGGAAACT AATGTTTTGAAAACGATGACTTGGCGTGTTACGCAGTCGTTTATCGGTTGCTTGCCGCAATGCGACTAA